Proteins from a single region of Echeneis naucrates chromosome 2, fEcheNa1.1, whole genome shotgun sequence:
- the rnd3a gene encoding rho family GTPase 3a — translation MKERRSCQKSSLKSAMDPSQSVKCKIVVVGDSQCGKTALLHVFAKDCFPESYVPTVFENYTASFEIDTQRIELSLWDTSGSPYYDNVRPLSYPDSDAVLICFDISRPETLDSVLKKWKGEIQEFCPNTKMLLVGCKSDLRTDLSTLVELSNHRQTPVSYDQGSSMAKQISAPYIECSAQQSENSVRDIFHVATLACINKNNKNVKRSKATRATKRISHMPGRPDLAAVASDLRKDKAKSCSVM, via the exons ATGAAGGAGAGACGCTCGTGCCAGAAATCATCTCTGAAATCCGCCATGGATCCCAGTCAGAGTGTGAAGTGTAAGATCGTGGTGGTGGGGGACAGCCAGTGCGGGAAGACCGCGCTGCTTCACGTGTTCGCCAAGGACTGCTTCCCCGAG agCTATGTCCCCACGGTGTTTGAAAACTACACGGCCAGCTTCGAGATCGACACTCAGAGGATCGAGCTCAGTCTGTGGGACACCTCAG gaTCTCCGTACTACGATAACGTGAGGCCTCTCTCCTACCCGGACTCGGACGCCGTCCTCATCTGTTTCGACATCAGCCGCCCTGAAACACTCGACAGCGTGCTGAAAAAG TGGAAAGGGGAGATCCAAGAGTTCTGTCCCAACACTAAGATGCTTTTAGTTGGATGTAAATCGGACTTGCGCACTGACTTGAGCACGCTGGTGGAGCTTTCCAACCACAGACAGACACCCGTCTCTTATGACCAG GGTTCGAGCATGGCCAAGCAGATCTCAGCGCCCTACATCGAGTGCTCGGCTCAGCAGTCGGAGAACAGCGTCAGAGACATTTTCCACGTGGCCACGCTGGCTTGCatcaacaagaacaacaaaaatgtcaagCGCAGTAAGGCCACCCGTGCCACCAAGAGGATTTCACACATGCCCGGTAGGCCTGACCTGGCAGCAGTGGCCTCGGACCTCCGGAAAGACAAAGCCAAAAGTTGCTCAGTCATGTGA